The genome window TCAATGTGAGCGAGGCGATGGAACCGGAACGCCCCGAAAGCAGTTGAGCTTACCAACGCCCTCAGTCTTTATTATGGTTCAACCAGTGGTTTAAGAGTCGATCAACGAAAGGAGGTACAGTTCAAGTGTTTTTGCGCATCACCCACCGTGAATAACTCATCAGCACCGCTTCCGCGCGTCCTTCACGTTGACGACGACGATGACATCCGCGCAATCGCCCAGATCGCCCTTTCGGTCGTGGGCGGGCTCGAAGTTCTTCAATGTTCGAGCGGAAAGGAAGCCCTCGAGGTCGCCAAGGGCTTCGACCCCGACATTTTCCTTCTCGATGTCATGATGCCGGACATGACCGGCGAAGAGACCCTGACCGGGCTGCGTCTGCTGCCTGACCTTGATCGTGTGCCGGTGGTCTTCATGACGGCGAAGGCCCAGGAAAGCGATGTCGAGCACCTGATGGAACTCGGCTCCGAGAAGGTCATCGCCAAACCCTTCGATCCGCTTACGCTGGCTGCGGAAGTGGTCACCATCTGGCAGAACGCGAGGCCGGCGGGCTGAACCCCGCCGCCCATCGGCTTTTGCCGTCAGTTCGTATCCAGAGTGGGTTCGCTGTGCTGCCGGGCCACGCGGCGCGTGATGCCAAGGCGCGGACGCCGCGGAACGATCACGCCTTCCTTGGCCCTGCTGTGATCGAGCTTCTGCTGCAGCCGGTTCATCAGACCATCCTCGGAGGCTCCGGCAATTGCAGAGCGCAGGGAGTCCACGCAATCCTTGCCCGTCTCCGGCTCCATACCCTCGGCCGCGTTCACCCTCAGCCGCACATTGCGGGGGCTGCCGCCCATGGCTTCGGTGCGTGTGTTCCAGAAATCGGGCTCATCGGCCTTCAGATCGAACGACCGGCAGCCGCTCCCCAGAACCACACAGCCGAAAATGCCGTCACCGACATAGGTGATGTAGTGCTGACTAGGTGTGAGCTTGTGCGAGATGGTCCCGGCCACTTCTGCGAGAAAGCCTGAAAACGCGTCGCGGGTCATGGCGCCGTTCATCTCGGCAATATCTTCCACCCTCAAAGCGAAACTCGCGATCGCAAGGATCTTTTCGGGCAGGAGCGAGAGCAGGTGCTCGAGGTCGCGCTGCGACACACAGGCCGGAACGCCTTCGATCTCGACGGCTTCCGATACCGGAACCTGCATCAGCTTGTCGAGGCGGGCGCTGAGCTGGGCTTCCGAGCGTTCGAGGCCCAGTGATTTGCGGGTCTGCTCCGCCAACAGGCGGGCGGTGCGGATGCGGGCGCCGAGTTCCAGCCCCTTGATCGGCTTGGTCACGTAGTCCGACGCGCCGGCGTTGAAGGCCCGGTCGATCGAGGCTTCGTCGAGCAGGGCGGTCAGCATCAGGATGGGTGTGATGGCATAGTCCGGCAGTTTGCGGATCCGGGCGCAGAGCTCGATGCCGCAGGTGCCCGGCATCTGGATGTCGAGGAGGATGCAGTCATAGGGCTCCTTCGCGGCCGCGATCCTGGCCTCGGCGCTGTCGGCGTCGCAGGCGGTTTCAACCTGGTCATACCCGGCGTGCGTGAGCACAGACTTCAGCAACTGAAGAAAGGTGGTGTCATCATCGACTGCAAGGATCTGCAATTTTCGCTCCTTCTGTCCTTCGGTCCCTTTTCAGGCAAGTCACCCGAATAAGGAATCCGAAGCGCGGGCCGCACAATCTGGGCGGGTGTTACATCTGGAAGTTGAAAGTCAAATCTGTCAGAACGTTGACTTGATTTAGCCAATTCTAGGCGGGTGACGTGCGGGAACCTGCGAAAGTGGCATTTTTTGCCGTTTCAGCCCCGCCGGTCCTCTGCAAGGCAGCCGGAAACGGGCAAAAGGCCCTGAGCGCCAGTTCGCCAGTTACTTCGGGTCGATGTTTGCCAGCATCTGGCGCATCACCTTGAGAAAGGTCTCCAGATCCTCGGGCGCGATGTCCCGGATCAGGTCCGCCTCGCAGCCGAGCGCGACGGCCAGAATCTCGGCGTGAACCTGCAGGCCCCGGTCAGAGAGCCACCAGAGCCGTTTGCGCGGGTCGGCGCCGGGCTGCTCGTGGCGCAGGTGGCCCATCTCGTTCAGGGTTTTCAGCGAGCGGCTGACGGCGGCCTTGTCCATGCGGATCACGTCGCAGACGCGACTGGCGGTGATGCCCGGCTCG of Oceanicola sp. 502str15 contains these proteins:
- a CDS encoding PleD family two-component system response regulator encodes the protein MQILAVDDDTTFLQLLKSVLTHAGYDQVETACDADSAEARIAAAKEPYDCILLDIQMPGTCGIELCARIRKLPDYAITPILMLTALLDEASIDRAFNAGASDYVTKPIKGLELGARIRTARLLAEQTRKSLGLERSEAQLSARLDKLMQVPVSEAVEIEGVPACVSQRDLEHLLSLLPEKILAIASFALRVEDIAEMNGAMTRDAFSGFLAEVAGTISHKLTPSQHYITYVGDGIFGCVVLGSGCRSFDLKADEPDFWNTRTEAMGGSPRNVRLRVNAAEGMEPETGKDCVDSLRSAIAGASEDGLMNRLQQKLDHSRAKEGVIVPRRPRLGITRRVARQHSEPTLDTN
- a CDS encoding response regulator — encoded protein: MNNSSAPLPRVLHVDDDDDIRAIAQIALSVVGGLEVLQCSSGKEALEVAKGFDPDIFLLDVMMPDMTGEETLTGLRLLPDLDRVPVVFMTAKAQESDVEHLMELGSEKVIAKPFDPLTLAAEVVTIWQNARPAG
- a CDS encoding MarR family winged helix-turn-helix transcriptional regulator; the encoded protein is MTRADQITAQDERFHPPTRNREGAEILDIDYYAPFLLNAVASAWGRQTSAIYRRDFGLGLTDWRVLAMLNIEPGITASRVCDVIRMDKAAVSRSLKTLNEMGHLRHEQPGADPRKRLWWLSDRGLQVHAEILAVALGCEADLIRDIAPEDLETFLKVMRQMLANIDPK